The following proteins are co-located in the Psilocybe cubensis strain MGC-MH-2018 chromosome 5, whole genome shotgun sequence genome:
- a CDS encoding Homogentisate 1,2-dioxygenase: MPLTASGTSAAGSFSTKPIEKDPYKYQVGFGNLFASEAIPGTLPDAQNSPQKNKYDLYTEGMTGASFVAPRSENVTAWLYRIRPSVAHKGFKRLPDNPDLEACFLPLNPKVHISPTQLAWHPFDLPPDSAKVDFVDGLKTIAGNGDPTLHEGLAIHMYLANTSMEKKAFCNNDGDMLILPQQGRLDIQTEFGKMMVRSGELCVIQRGMKFKVILPDGPSRGYIQEIYGQHYSLPELGPLGGHGLANARDFETPVASFDIDQSHWEIVYKVGGQLHLCSQEHTPFDVVAWHGKYVPYKYALEKFVNVGSISKDHIDPSIFCVLTAKSKQPGVPLADFLIFSPRWNVATGTFRPPYYHRNSATEFMGLLYGEYGGRSDGFKPGGASYETGFCPHGVSYDEFKGASEASLVPERIHEGTIGKLRNAKIREAARVLEHEPAMWDNLKAQFMNHIDEVNADLKAAGLSELGSELKQ, translated from the exons ATGCCTCTGACAGCATCTGGGACGTCTGCCGCTGGCTCTTTCTCGACTAAACCTATCGAGAAGGACCCGTACAAGTACCAGGTCGGGTTTGGCAATCTGTTTGCCAGTGAAGCCAT CCCAGGAACTTTACCAGATGCCCAAAACAGTCctcaaaaaaacaaatatgACCTTTATACTGAAGGA ATGACCGGAGCTTCTTTCGTTGCACCACGGTCTGAGAACGTGACGGC GTGGCTTTACCGCATTCGGCCCTCTGTCGCTCACAAAGGCTTTAAACGTTTACCCGATAACCCGGAC CTCGAAGCATGCTTCCTTCCTCTCAATCCAAAAGTACACATCAGTCCTACCCAGCTTGCTTGGCACCCCTTCGATCTTCCTCCTGACTCGGCCAAGGTTGATTTCGTGGATGGGTTGAAGACCATCGCAGGGAACGGGGATCCCACCTTGCATGAGGGCCTCGCAATCCATATGTATCTCGCAAACACCTCAATGGAGAAGAAGGCATTTTGCAACAATGATGGAGACATGTTGATCCTTCCTCAGCAAGGCCGGTTGGATATCCAGACCGAGTTTGGCAA AATGATGGTTAGATCTGGAGAATTATGTGTCATCCAACGAGGAATGAAGTTCAAG GTCATTCTCCCTGACGGACCTTCTCGAGGAT ACATCCAGGAAATTTATGGACAACATTATTCTCTGCCTGAACTTGGTCCACTGGGAGGACACGGTCTTGCCAATGCACGCGATTTTGAAACACCCGTTGCTTCCTTTGATATCGATCAAAGCCATTGGGAAA TTGTTTACAA AGTTGGTGGTCAATTACATTTATGTTCGCAGGAGCACACTCCGTTTGACGTGGTTGCATGGCATGGAAA ATATGTGCCTTACAAATACGCATTGGAGAAGTTCGTCAATGTGGGAAGTATTTCGAAAGACCACATCGACCCATCGATCTTCTGTGTTCTCACTGCAAAATCGAAGCAACCGGGAGTCCCTCTGGCAgatttcttgattttcaGTCCTCGATGGAATGTTGCAACTGGTACTTTTAGGCCTCCT TACTACCACCGAAACTCGGCCACAGAATTTATGGGATTGCTCTATGGAGAGTACGGTGGCCGTAGTGATGGATTCAAGCCAG GTGGTGCCAGCTACGAAACTGGTTTTTGTCCCCATGGAG TTTCCTACGACGAGTTCAAAGGAGCGTCTGAAGCTTCCTTGGTCCCGGAACGAATTCATGAAGGAACCATTGGCAA ATTACGCAATGCTAAGATCAGGGAAGCTGCACG CGTTCTAGAGCACGAGCCCGCAATGTGGGATAACCTCAAAGCTCAATTTATGAACCACATCGACGAAGTTAATGCTGATCTCAAGGCAGCTGGTCTTTCCGAGTTAGGCTCCGAACTCAAGCAGTGA
- a CDS encoding Acetylcholinesterase, whose amino-acid sequence MLLSAVLVALASYAYRDTLLALASPSAILDASQAADIVDTGYARYLGNRSFPNTVAFLGVPYAEPPLGERRFRAPLPLDKARIAREARGKVVDVTKNPAFCIQGTTGGYVFGNPVNWPFDHWINQSPNVVIVSVYYRLSSFGFLASPAMRDPAVGDLNAGFLDQIQALKWVKENIASFGGNPDMVTINGESAGGSSTELHLVANEGEKLFNAAIAQSVYRTPLPTPEQQEPLFNFYANHAGCGTGSAADQIACLRKASVSALAMAQDAAVTSAFTASGYNTFHPVIDGKTLTDFPTKSILAGNFAKVPLIVGATTNETLSGGSSVSGALKGFFPSITDSDVNALLDAYPLSEFSSSLQFQTITGDAELRCARSILGTEFGKAQKSWTYRYNQPTPGANAVFHAAENFMMFKGTSTGFNGTTTFNALTPTQNAFAQELIAYWLSFVRTHDPNTFKLSRSPTWQPFTTKNSRIVLQEGPGDTTTVSGSFLETQGTEETDRCNLIASQVLSQQN is encoded by the exons ATGTTACTGTCTGCGGTCCTTGTAGCGCTCGCTAGCTATGCATATCGAGACACCTTGCTTGCTCTGGCTTCTCCGAGTGCTATCTTAGATGCGTCTCAGGCTGCGGATATTGTAGATACTGGGTATGCTAGGTATCTGGGCAATCGCTCGTTCCCGAACACTGTTGCTTTTCTGGGTGTTCCGTATGCGGAACCACCGTTGGGAGAACGACGGTTCCGCGCACCTCTTCCTTTGGACAAGGCTAGGATAGCAAGGGAGGCTCGTGGAAAGGTGGTGGATGTCACCAAGAACCCTGCCTTTTGTATTCAGGGTACCACGGGAG GATATGTATTTGGGAACCCTGTAAACTGGCCTTTCGACCATTGGATTAACCAAAGCCCAAACGTGGTTATCGTCTCGGTGTACTACCGTTTGTCGTCATTTGGATTCCTTGCTTCTCCTGCAATGCGCGATCCTGCAGTTGGTGACCTGAACGCGGGATTCCTGGACCAGATACAAGCTCTCAAATGGGTCAAAGAGAATATTGCCAGCTTCGGAGGAAACCCAGACATGGTCACCATCAATGGTGAAAGTGCTGGGGGAAGCTCAACGGAGTTGCATCTGGTCGCCAATGAAGGCGAAAAACTTTTTAATGCTGCTATTGCACAGAGCGTGTACAGGACCCCTTTGCCTACCCCGGAACAGCAGGAG CCACTATTCAATTTCTATGCCAACCACGCTGGATGTGGCACAGGGTCAGCTGCCGATCAGATAGCATGTCTACGGAAAGCCAGCGTTAGCGCGCTGGCTATGGCCCAGGACGCGGCGGTTACTTCTGCCTT CACCGCGTCAGGATACAACACTTTCCACCCCGTCATTGATGGAAAAACGCTCACGGACTTCCCTACTAAATCGATCTTAGCTGGAAACTTTGCCAAAGTGCCTTTAATTGTTGG AGCAACTACCAATGAAACTCTGTCGGGGGGCTCTAGTGTGTCAGGCGCTTTAAAGGGATTCTTCCCTTCTATCACAGACTCGGATGTCAACGCGCTACTTGAT GCGTACCCACTCTCTGAATTTTCTTCGTCTCTACAATTCCAAACTATCACAGGAGATGCCGAGCTTAGATGTGCT CGCTCCATTCTAGGAACAGAATTCGGGAAAGCCCAGAAATCTTGGACATACAGATATAACCAACCAACTCCGGGAGCCAACGCTGTATTCCACGCAGCTGAGAACTTCATGATGTTCAAGGGCACTAGCACCGG CTTCAACGGAACCACCACCTTCAACGCGTTGACGCCAACTCAAAACGCATTCGCGCAAGAGTTAATTGCTTACTGGCTATCCTTCGTCCGAACACACGATCCAAATACGTTTAAGCTATCCCGTTCCCCGACATGGCAGCCTTTTACGACCAAAAACTCGCGGATTGTTCTTCAGGAAGGCCCAGGAGATACAACTACTGTCAGCGGTAGCTTCTTGGAGACACAAGGAACGGAGGAGACGGATCGGTGCAATCTTATCGCAAGCCAGGTGCTGTCCCAGCAAAATTAA
- a CDS encoding Transketolase: MAEFPIDLKQFKKLSLDPHNPTLTAEQKADLQANIQLLRDAIVVFTATGAARGGAYDTVPEVCILLALFEHSKDFYPVVFDEAGHRVATQYILATLEGSLPAEHLLHYREANSKLPGHPELGLTPGVKFSSGRLGHMWPLVNGVALANRDKTVFCLGSDGSQQEGNDAEAARLAVAQGLNVKLLIDDNDVTIAGHPSQYLPGYDVTNTLAGHGLKVVTVQGEDLDELWGGISAIVTHNGPAAVIAKRVMAPGIPDIEGSSHGHDVIPIKAAVKYLEKRGLSNFSSIYDNIKPVPNPYIYSGSTKEVGANRVIFGEAVNMVLDTLSKEEAAKKVMVIDSDLEGSTGLKVIHQKHPEVFVPSGIMERGNFSAAAGFGFAPDKFGVFSTFSAFLEMVVSEITMARLNNCNVLSHFSHSGGVNNMYADNGLSDVQSFLYFPADPAQMVAIVKRVFFERGLRFIFSTRSKVPWILKPDGKTRFFEDDYEFVPGKDDLILEGKAGYVVSFGEMLYRSLDAVLRCREQGLDVGLVNKPCLNVVDEQMTRKIGTSPFVLVVESFNQKTGLGSKYGTWLLERQLTPKYGYMGTTKEGCGGLWEQIPYQNLDPQSIIVKIKQLSQ, encoded by the exons ATGGCAGAATTTCCTATCGACCTCAAGCAGTTTAAAAA GTTGTCTCTTGACCCCCACAACCCGACCCTCACTGCCGAGCAAAAGGCTGACTTGCAGGCGAATATACAACTCCTGCGGGACGCCATTGTGGTGTTTACAGCCACTGGCGCCGCGCGAG GCGGTGCATATGACACCGTTCCAGAGGTCTGCATTCTTCTAGCACTGTTCGAGCATTCCAAGGACTTTTATCCCGTTGTATTCGACGAAGCAG GACACCGTGTGGCTACTCAATACATTCTCGCCACCCTCGAGGGGTCGCTTCCCGCCGAGCACCTCCTTCATTATCGAGAAGCGAACTCCAAACTTCCAGGCCACCCCGAGCTGGGCTTGACTCCTGGCGTCAAGTTTTCTTCAGGACGTCTCGGCCACATGTG GCCTCTTGTCAACGGCGTCGCCCTCGCCAATCGCGACAAGACCGTATTCTGCCTGGGTTCCGACGGCTCGCAGCAAGAGGGCAACGACGCGGAAGCCGCCAGACTCGCTGTTGCGCAAGGGTTGAACGTCAAGCTCCTCATCGATGACAATGACGTAACTATCGCCGGGCACCCATCGCAATATCTCCCGGGATACGACGTCACCAACACTTTGGCGGGCCACGGTTTGAAAGTCGTAACCGTGCAAGGTGAGGACCTCGATGAGCTATGGGGCGGTATTAGCGCTATCGTGACGCACAATGGTCCAGCGGCGG TTATTGCCAAGCGAGTCATGGCTCCTGGCATTCCAGATATTGAAGGAAGCTCTCATGGACACGATGTAATCCCTATCAAAGCGGCAGTCAAATATTTGGAAAAGAGAGGATTAAGCAACTTCTCCTCGATATACGATAACATCAAGCCCGTCCCAAATCCATACATATACTCTGGTTCCACCAAAGAAGTCGGAGCAAATCGTGTCATTTTCGGAGAAGCTGTTAACATGGTTTTGGATACCCTTAGCAAGGAAGAGGCGGCGAAGAAGGTCATGGTCATCGATA GTGATCTCGAAGGCTCAACCGGTTTGAAGGTCATCCATCAAAAGCATCCTGAAGTGTTCGTCCCCTCCGGTATCATGGAACGAGGCAATTTCTCTGCCGCGGCCGGTTTTGGTTTCGCACCTGACAAATTTGGAGTATTCTCAACTTTCTCAGCTTTCCTCGAAATGGTGGTTTCAGAAATCACTATGGCGCGTTTGAACAATTGCAATGTTCTCAGTCATTTCTCCCATTCCGGAG GTGTCAATAACATGTATGCCGACAATGGTTTATCTGACGTACAATCTTTCCTCTACTTCCCGGCTGATCCTGCACAAATGGTCGCCATCGTCAAGCGCGTCTTTTTTGAACGTGGCCTGAGGTTCATTTTCTCCACACGGTCCAAGGTGCCTTGGATCCTCAAACCCGACGGCAAGACGAGGTTCTTCGAAGATGACTATGAATTCGTTCCTGGCAAGGATGACCTTATCTTGGAGGGTAAGGCTGGATACGTGGTTAGCTTTGGAGAGATGCTTTATAGGTCTCTCGATGCTGTCTTGCGCTGTAGAGAACAAGGATTGGATGTGGGTCTGGTGAACAAGCcctgtttgaatgttgtGGATGAACAG ATGACAAGAAAGATCGGAACAAGCCCTTTCGTATTGGTTGTCGAATCATTTAACCAAAAGACGGGG CTTGGGTCTAAATATGGCACATGGCTCCTGGAACGCCAGCTGACGCCGAAGTACGGCTACATGGGTACCACCAAAGAGG GCTGTGGGGGGTTATGGGAACAAATTCCATACCAGAACCTTGATCCTCAAT CGATCATCGTCAAGATCAAACAGCTGTCTCAATAG
- a CDS encoding Arsenite methyltransferase has translation MENATTSRNLGNIVEIVNEAYSDRARQGAPVDYANKVAEAFGYTEEQLRSVPENAHMGLSCGNPVAAATIKEGETVVDLGSGGGIDVLLAADKVGPTGKAIGLDMSQDMISLARKNAAKKGLKPPQVAFVQALLTEPLPIEPDSVDCILSNCVINLLPFDGKAHLLKEVHRILKPGGRIVLDDIIAKKELPGYIKDDLASYVGCISGALLLEQYKSLLNDADVLFVDNKSDLSVYYQQSDSNSGCSTTTTGCCTPAPRGSKAQRPSYDVNEWAASYQIYAKKEGGPVPNPPTALLRWWDAYPTVKSSPASMTAEEVASLIRGEGDAGEFAVIDVRRNDHAGGHVRGSHNHHAQTFFDELPAFYERFKDTKKVIFYCQSSNGRGPRCAGWYQDYLNSKANHDNKSTAYVLKGGIKNWLSKFEGQEDLVDAD, from the exons ATGGAAAACGCAACAACTTCTAGGAATCTTGGTAACATTGTTGAAATCGTCAATGAAGCCTATAGCGACCGTGCAAGGCAGGGTGCCCCAGTAGACT ATGCCAACAAAGTAGCTGAGGCATTTGGATACACGGAAGAACAACTGCGTTCAGTGCCCGAGAATGCACACATGGGGTTGAGCTGTGGTAACCCAGTCGCCGCTGCTACAATCAAGGAG GGAGAAACCGTAGTCGATCTTGGATCGGGGGGTGGAATCGATGTTTTGCTCGCTGCAGATAAAGTAGGGCCGACCGGGAAAGCGATTGGCCTTGATATGTCCCAG GACATGATATCTCTAGCTCGTAAGAATGCTGCAAAGAAGGGCCTCAAACCTCCTCAGGTTGCTTTCGTGCAAGCACTGTTAACTGAGCCCCTTCCTATTGAGCCCGATTCAGTAGATTGTATTCTGTCCAACTGTGTCATCAATCTTTTACCGTTTGACGGCAAGGCTCATCTTCTGAAGGAGGTGCACCGTATACTGAAGCCCGGAGGAAGGATCGTCCTCGATGAC ATCATTGCAAAGAAGGAGCTCCCGGGATATATCAAAGATGATCTCGCATCGTATGTCGGATGTATCTCAGGTGCTCTGCTTCTGGAGCAGTACAAATCACTCTTGAACGATGCTG ATGTACTTTTCGTCGACAACAAGAGTGATCTCAGTGTTTACTACCAGCAGTCTGATAGTAACAGCGGTTGTAGCACCACAACTACAGGCTGTTGCACACCCGCACCTCGGGGAtccaaagcacaaaggccaAGTTACGATGTAAATGAGTGGGCCG CATCATATCAGATTTACGCTAAGAAAGAAGGAGGCCCCGTCCCCAATCCACCAACGGCATTGCTCCGCTGGTGGGACGCATACCCTACCGTAAAATCATCTCCAGCATCCATGACAGCGGAGGAAGTAGCATCACTCATACGCGGTGAGGGAGATGCAGGCGAATTTGCAGTTATTGATGTTCGCAGGAATGATCATGCT GGGGGCCATGTCAGAGGCAGCCACAACCACCACGCCCAAACATTCTTCGACGAACTCCCGGCCTTCTATGAGCGATTTAAGGATACAAAGAAAGTCATTTTCTACTGCCAAAGCTCAAATGGCAGAGGGCCTCGATGCGCTGGATG GTACCAGGACTATCTAAATTCCAAAGCTAACCATGATAATAAATCGACCGCCTACGTTTTAAAAGGCGGGATCAAAAACTGGCTTTCTAAATTCGAAGGACAGGAGGATTTGGTAGACGCCGATTGA